Proteins co-encoded in one Thermodesulfobacteriota bacterium genomic window:
- a CDS encoding NAD(P)-dependent oxidoreductase — MTNKVLVTGATGFIGRHCLPLLLERGYEVHAVTSNKSGKFLSRVKWHVADLLDLKPLQELILKFQPTHLLHLAWYVIPGKLIKASENLQWVQTSLDLLQLFQEHGGKRIVMAGSCYEYDWNYGYCSEFLTPRVPATFYGKCKNSLQTLLDAYSIETGLSSAWGRVFFVYGPHEYSTRLVSSVIGSILHGEPALCSHGNQIRDYLYVEDVADAFVSLLESEVFGPVNVGSGRPVFLKEIIFRIAGKLKREDLIRLGELPVSPNEAALVVADVNRLFDEVGWRPKYDLDHGLEQTIQWWKSQLKYEVEKKI; from the coding sequence ATGACAAATAAGGTTTTAGTTACCGGGGCGACTGGTTTTATCGGCCGGCACTGTCTACCATTACTTTTAGAAAGAGGATACGAGGTTCATGCTGTTACATCAAACAAATCAGGGAAATTTCTGTCTAGAGTAAAATGGCACGTGGCTGATCTGCTGGATCTGAAACCGCTTCAAGAATTAATATTAAAATTCCAACCGACTCACCTTCTTCATCTTGCCTGGTATGTGATTCCTGGAAAATTGATCAAAGCCAGTGAGAATTTACAGTGGGTTCAGACAAGCTTGGATTTATTACAACTATTTCAAGAGCATGGTGGAAAGCGAATTGTTATGGCTGGGTCTTGTTACGAATACGATTGGAATTATGGATATTGTTCAGAATTTCTTACTCCCAGGGTTCCAGCTACCTTTTATGGTAAGTGTAAGAATTCGTTACAAACTTTGCTTGATGCATATTCCATTGAAACCGGATTAAGCAGTGCCTGGGGAAGGGTCTTTTTTGTCTATGGTCCCCACGAATATTCGACGCGCCTTGTCTCATCGGTTATTGGCTCTATTCTCCATGGCGAGCCAGCCCTTTGTTCCCATGGCAATCAGATCCGTGATTATCTTTACGTCGAAGATGTTGCGGACGCATTTGTTTCGTTGTTAGAAAGCGAAGTTTTTGGTCCAGTCAATGTTGGTTCGGGACGGCCAGTTTTTCTGAAAGAAATTATTTTTAGAATTGCTGGAAAATTGAAGAGAGAGGATTTAATTCGACTGGGTGAGCTGCCGGTTTCCCCAAACGAAGCTGCTCTGGTAGTGGCTGATGTTAATCGTTTGTTTGACGAAGTGGGGTGGAGACCAAAATACGATTTGGATCATGGTTTGGAGCAGACAATCCAGTGGTGGAAAAGCCAGCTGAAGTACGAGGTAGAGAAGAAAATATGA
- the rfbC gene encoding dTDP-4-dehydrorhamnose 3,5-epimerase gives MIFTETKIKGAFLIEIDKLEDERGSFFRIWCKEEFESHGLISQFVQFNKSCSRKAGTIRGLHYQVQPHQEVKLICCTKGAIYDVIIDIKPESHTYKHWMGVELIADNHKMLYVPSGVAHGFKTLEDNTEVFYPVSEFYSPESECGIRWDDPTFTIEWPITDSLIISDKDKDWPDFFS, from the coding sequence GTGATTTTCACAGAAACAAAAATCAAAGGTGCTTTCCTTATTGAGATTGATAAGTTAGAGGATGAACGTGGTTCCTTTTTCCGCATATGGTGCAAAGAGGAATTTGAGTCTCACGGTTTAATCTCGCAGTTTGTTCAATTTAACAAGTCTTGTAGCAGGAAGGCAGGAACAATCAGGGGCTTACATTATCAAGTTCAACCACATCAAGAGGTTAAGCTAATATGTTGCACCAAAGGTGCGATTTATGATGTGATTATTGACATTAAACCTGAGTCGCATACCTACAAGCATTGGATGGGAGTCGAATTGATAGCGGATAATCATAAAATGCTTTATGTGCCTAGTGGAGTTGCACACGGTTTTAAAACACTAGAGGACAATACTGAAGTATTTTACCCTGTATCAGAGTTCTATTCGCCAGAATCTGAATGTGGCATTCGTTGGGACGATCCAACGTTTACCATAGAATGGCCAATAACGGATTCACTGATTATTTCAGATAAGGATAAAGACTGGCCCGACTTCTTTTCATGA
- a CDS encoding class I SAM-dependent methyltransferase, with protein sequence MNILRCNFCKTVLNHTFIDMGMCPLVSSYIKPEELLKMEPFYPLHVYVCENCYLVQLPEVQTPEQLFSDYPYFSSYSESWLQHAKAYVEYMIERFGFSSGNQVVEIASNDGYLLQFFKEKGVPVLGIEPAKNVARVAKTAGIPTITKFFGVNTAKELSSTGIKGDLVLGNNVLAHVPDINDFVAGLKILLRRQGVITMEFPHLMKLINDNQFDTIFHEHFSYLSFIVVNKIFSKHGLTIFDVEELSTHGGSLRIFASHIEDDSKSISKRVQILKERELTAGLNNIETYASFSDKVQATKNKLLEFLIKVKREGRSIVGYGAPGKGCVLLNYCGIRAEFIDYTVDRNHHKQGYMMPGVHIPIHHPSKIRQTKPDYLLILPWNLKAEIMEQMAFIREWGGRFIVPIPEVKVYS encoded by the coding sequence ATGAATATTTTGAGGTGTAATTTCTGCAAAACAGTTTTGAATCACACATTTATTGACATGGGAATGTGCCCGCTTGTTAGTTCTTATATCAAGCCGGAAGAACTGCTAAAAATGGAACCATTTTATCCACTTCACGTCTACGTATGTGAAAATTGTTATTTGGTTCAGCTTCCAGAGGTTCAAACACCAGAGCAGCTCTTTAGCGATTATCCATATTTTTCATCCTATTCGGAATCCTGGCTTCAACATGCAAAAGCTTATGTGGAATATATGATTGAGCGGTTTGGCTTTAGCTCTGGAAATCAGGTCGTCGAGATCGCCAGTAATGATGGTTATCTGCTGCAATTTTTCAAGGAAAAGGGAGTGCCAGTATTAGGCATTGAGCCCGCTAAAAACGTGGCAAGGGTGGCTAAGACTGCAGGTATACCAACGATTACGAAATTTTTTGGCGTAAATACCGCTAAAGAATTGTCTTCCACGGGGATAAAGGGAGATCTTGTGTTGGGAAACAATGTCCTAGCCCATGTACCAGATATAAATGATTTTGTCGCAGGTTTGAAAATCCTGCTTAGACGTCAAGGCGTTATCACCATGGAATTCCCCCATTTGATGAAATTAATTAATGACAATCAATTTGATACTATCTTTCATGAACATTTCTCATACCTTTCATTTATTGTTGTGAACAAGATTTTTTCTAAACATGGCTTAACCATATTTGATGTTGAAGAATTATCCACACATGGGGGCTCGTTACGAATCTTTGCCAGTCATATAGAGGATGACTCGAAGTCTATTTCTAAGCGGGTACAGATTTTAAAAGAAAGGGAATTGACGGCGGGCCTCAACAATATCGAGACTTATGCTTCTTTTTCAGATAAGGTACAGGCAACCAAAAATAAGTTATTAGAATTTTTGATAAAGGTTAAGCGTGAGGGTCGATCCATTGTCGGTTATGGTGCACCGGGGAAAGGTTGTGTACTTTTGAATTACTGTGGCATCCGGGCTGAATTTATTGACTATACGGTTGATCGCAATCATCATAAACAGGGCTATATGATGCCTGGAGTCCATATTCCAATCCATCATCCGTCTAAAATTAGACAGACGAAACCAGATTATCTGTTAATACTGCCTTGGAATCTCAAGGCTGAAATCATGGAACAGATGGCTTTTATACGGGAATGGGGGGGTAGATTTATCGTTCCTATACCCGAAGTTAAGGTTTACTCGTGA